The following proteins are co-located in the Blattabacterium sp. (Blatta orientalis) str. Tarazona genome:
- the queA gene encoding tRNA preQ1(34) S-adenosylmethionine ribosyltransferase-isomerase QueA, translated as MRTSDFDFGLPLDLLANQPTEERDESRLMIIDRKNNGIKHEIFKDLHQYFEEGDTIIFNNTKVFPARLFGNKEKTEAKIEVFLLRELDPIDRTWDVLVDPARKVRVGNKLNFGHGLTGEVIDNTTSRGRILQLHFSGTHNELIKKIKELGKTPLPKYIKRLPDKNDEERYQTIYAKKEGSVAAPTAGLHFSKHLLKKLEIKGINLVEITLHLGLGSFLPVEVEDISKHKMDSEKCFIKKETCDIINKSIQQKKRICAVGTSSMRSIESSVSSNKYLNPFSGWTNKFIFPPYNFSIANSMITNFHMPKSTLLMMTAAFTGYDLLMKAYKIATKEKYRFYSYGDSMLIL; from the coding sequence ATGAGAACTTCAGATTTCGATTTCGGTCTTCCATTAGACCTTTTAGCTAATCAACCTACTGAGGAAAGAGATGAATCTAGGTTAATGATTATAGATAGAAAAAATAATGGCATTAAACATGAAATTTTTAAAGATTTACATCAATATTTCGAAGAAGGTGATACTATTATTTTTAATAACACAAAAGTATTTCCTGCAAGATTATTCGGAAACAAAGAAAAAACAGAAGCAAAAATAGAAGTTTTCTTACTTAGAGAATTAGACCCAATAGATAGAACTTGGGACGTATTAGTTGATCCAGCAAGAAAAGTTAGAGTAGGAAACAAATTAAACTTTGGACATGGATTGACAGGAGAAGTCATAGATAATACAACTTCTAGAGGAAGGATATTACAACTTCATTTCAGTGGAACACATAATGAACTCATAAAAAAAATTAAAGAATTAGGAAAAACTCCTTTGCCAAAATACATTAAAAGATTGCCTGATAAAAATGATGAAGAAAGATATCAAACTATTTATGCAAAAAAAGAAGGATCTGTTGCCGCACCTACAGCAGGATTACATTTTTCAAAACACTTATTAAAAAAATTAGAAATAAAAGGAATAAACTTGGTAGAAATAACTTTACATCTTGGGTTAGGAAGTTTCTTACCCGTGGAAGTAGAAGATATATCTAAACATAAAATGGATTCTGAAAAATGTTTTATAAAAAAAGAAACATGTGATATTATTAACAAAAGTATTCAACAAAAAAAACGGATATGTGCTGTAGGAACTTCATCCATGCGTTCCATAGAAAGCTCTGTATCTTCCAATAAATATTTAAATCCTTTTTCTGGATGGACCAATAAATTCATTTTTCCTCCTTACAATTTCAGCATAGCCAACTCTATGATTACAAATTTTCACATGCCAAAATCGACTTTATTAATGATGACCGCCGCATTTACTGGATATGATCTTCTTATGAAAGCATATAAAATAGCTACAAAAGAAAAATACAGATTTTATTCCTACGGAGATTCCATGTTGATTTTGTAA
- a CDS encoding superoxide dismutase, protein MSFKLPKLSYNYKDLEPYIDQKTMEIHYTKHHAGYTNNLNKAIEGTDLTLLSIEEILRRSNIEKRIVRNNGGGFYNHNFFWEILIPHLDYTPPSKYIKNAIEKDFKSFDAFKEKFTSIAMNRFGSGWTWLCVKEKKLTICSTANQDNPVMLGIGCEGVPILGLDVWEHAYYLQYQNRRADYISSFWKIINWKKIEENYKKAI, encoded by the coding sequence ATGTCATTCAAACTTCCAAAATTATCTTATAATTATAAAGATCTAGAACCTTATATAGATCAAAAAACTATGGAAATCCATTATACAAAACATCATGCAGGATATACTAATAATTTAAATAAAGCTATTGAAGGAACAGATCTTACACTTCTTTCTATAGAAGAAATCCTGCGAAGATCTAATATTGAAAAGCGAATAGTACGTAATAATGGTGGAGGTTTTTATAATCATAATTTTTTTTGGGAAATATTAATTCCTCATTTAGATTATACCCCTCCAAGCAAATATATAAAAAACGCCATTGAAAAAGACTTTAAGTCCTTTGACGCTTTTAAAGAAAAATTTACCTCTATTGCTATGAATCGTTTTGGTTCTGGATGGACTTGGTTATGTGTAAAAGAAAAAAAGTTAACTATTTGTTCTACAGCTAATCAAGACAATCCTGTTATGTTAGGAATAGGTTGCGAAGGAGTTCCGATATTAGGATTAGATGTTTGGGAACATGCCTATTATCTTCAATACCAAAACCGTCGTGCTGATTACATCTCTTCTTTTTGGAAGATTATCAACTGGAAAAAAATAGAAGAAAATTACAAAAAAGCCATATAA
- the rpiB gene encoding ribose 5-phosphate isomerase B, with protein MKIAIGSDHTGVDYKHLIIDFLVKKGYHIKDFGFSSYGKKVDYPDFIHPTVESVDKGEMDFGIIICGSGNGASMTANKYQKIRAALVWNKEVAFLARKHNNANVLSLPARFLESKKEVLEIVEMFLKTDFEGGRHKRRIEKITNKNENPQ; from the coding sequence ATGAAAATAGCAATAGGATCTGATCATACAGGAGTAGATTATAAACATCTGATAATTGACTTTTTAGTTAAGAAGGGTTATCATATAAAGGATTTTGGTTTTTCTAGCTATGGAAAGAAAGTTGATTATCCAGATTTCATCCATCCTACAGTTGAATCAGTAGATAAAGGGGAAATGGATTTTGGGATTATTATTTGCGGAAGCGGAAATGGAGCTTCTATGACTGCTAATAAATATCAAAAGATCCGCGCGGCATTAGTGTGGAATAAAGAAGTCGCATTTTTAGCTAGAAAACATAATAATGCTAATGTGTTAAGTTTGCCTGCGCGTTTTTTAGAAAGTAAAAAAGAGGTTTTGGAAATAGTAGAAATGTTTTTGAAAACAGATTTTGAAGGTGGAAGACATAAAAGAAGGATAGAAAAAATTACCAATAAAAATGAAAATCCTCAGTAG
- the pgk gene encoding phosphoglycerate kinase, producing MNISILVMIENIKTANDFNFKNKIALVRVDFNVPVNNNQSYQIIDDTRILYSLPTIQKIIYDSGKVVLISHFGRPKGKCSKIYSLRFIISYLSKKLKTPIQFSENCIGKAVEKKISELKNGEVLLLENIRFYKEEEEGNENFAFQLSKLGDIYVNDAFGVSHRPHASISIVPKFFRGRKCIGFLMKKEIQSLKKVLGKGMAPITILLGGAKISSKIAIIENLINLVDYILIGGAMSYPFIKAKGGKVGDSLVDEYKDLKILQKIIEQYQKQKKTKIFFPKDVIIADSFKNSAKTKIVSIHSIPNGWMGLDIGPASIKHFCEIINYSRTILWNGPLGVFEFQNFSSGTTSIAKAIVRATENGAFSLVGGGDSIAALKMKKYETKISYLSTGGGAMLESLKNKILPGIKAIIS from the coding sequence ATGAACATTTCAATATTGGTTATGATAGAGAATATAAAAACCGCAAATGATTTCAATTTTAAAAATAAAATAGCTTTAGTGAGAGTAGATTTCAATGTTCCTGTTAATAATAATCAATCCTATCAAATTATCGATGATACACGTATTCTATATAGTCTTCCTACCATTCAAAAAATAATTTATGATTCCGGAAAAGTAGTTCTTATTTCTCATTTTGGAAGACCAAAAGGAAAATGTTCAAAAATTTATTCCTTAAGATTCATCATTTCTTATTTATCCAAAAAATTAAAAACCCCTATACAATTTTCGGAAAATTGTATAGGAAAAGCAGTAGAAAAAAAAATTTCTGAATTAAAAAATGGAGAAGTTTTACTATTAGAAAACATTCGTTTCTATAAAGAAGAAGAGGAGGGAAATGAAAATTTTGCTTTCCAATTATCCAAACTTGGAGATATTTATGTAAACGATGCTTTTGGCGTATCTCATCGTCCACATGCTTCCATTAGCATAGTTCCTAAATTTTTTAGAGGAAGAAAATGTATAGGATTTCTTATGAAAAAAGAAATTCAATCTTTAAAAAAAGTTTTAGGAAAAGGGATGGCTCCCATTACAATCTTATTAGGAGGAGCAAAAATTTCTTCTAAAATAGCTATCATTGAAAATCTAATTAACTTGGTAGATTACATATTGATAGGAGGAGCAATGTCTTATCCTTTTATTAAAGCCAAAGGAGGAAAAGTTGGGGATTCCCTTGTAGACGAATATAAAGATCTTAAAATATTGCAAAAAATTATTGAACAATATCAAAAACAAAAGAAAACAAAAATTTTTTTCCCAAAAGATGTGATCATCGCCGATTCTTTTAAAAACTCTGCTAAAACTAAAATCGTTTCTATTCACTCTATCCCTAATGGTTGGATGGGATTGGATATAGGTCCTGCATCCATAAAACATTTTTGCGAAATCATAAATTATTCTCGTACAATTCTTTGGAATGGACCATTAGGAGTTTTTGAATTTCAAAATTTTTCTTCAGGAACTACTTCCATAGCAAAAGCTATCGTGAGAGCTACTGAAAACGGAGCCTTTTCTTTAGTAGGAGGTGGAGATTCTATTGCTGCATTAAAAATGAAAAAATATGAAACTAAAATTAGTTATTTATCTACTGGTGGGGGGGCCATGTTAGAAAGCCTAAAAAATAAAATTCTTCCTGGAATAAAAGCAATAATTTCATAG
- the gmk gene encoding guanylate kinase has translation MKKGKMIILSGPSGSGKTTISKHILSKVTELKFSVSCTTRPIRNKEKHGIDYYFISTKKFISKIKKYQFAEWEEVYPKLFYGTLKSEISKIWNENKHILFDVDVKGGLHLKKLYPNNSLSIFVLVHSIEILKKRLLKRNHENLSKIKTRLEKASIEWRYANLFDVILLNLNLYQTKKKTVNLVSNFIYNRGDWT, from the coding sequence ATGAAAAAAGGAAAGATGATTATTTTATCAGGTCCTTCAGGATCTGGAAAAACGACTATTTCAAAGCATATACTTTCAAAAGTTACAGAATTAAAATTTTCTGTTTCATGTACTACACGTCCTATAAGAAATAAAGAAAAACATGGGATAGACTATTATTTTATTTCTACGAAAAAATTTATTTCTAAAATAAAAAAATATCAGTTTGCAGAATGGGAAGAAGTTTATCCAAAACTATTTTATGGAACCTTAAAAAGCGAGATATCTAAAATATGGAATGAAAATAAACATATTTTATTTGATGTCGATGTGAAAGGAGGATTACATTTAAAAAAACTATATCCAAATAATTCTCTATCTATATTTGTTCTGGTACATTCCATAGAAATATTAAAAAAAAGATTATTAAAAAGAAATCACGAAAATTTATCTAAGATAAAAACACGTTTAGAGAAAGCTAGCATAGAATGGAGATATGCAAATTTATTTGATGTAATATTGCTAAACCTAAATTTGTATCAAACAAAAAAAAAGACTGTAAATCTAGTATCAAATTTTATTTACAATCGGGGTGACTGGACTTGA
- the rsmI gene encoding 16S rRNA (cytidine(1402)-2'-O)-methyltransferase has protein sequence MLYIIPTPIGNREDLTFRSLRILNEVDLILAENKKISKRLLNFYNIKTHIKTYHAYNEHKMISSILEKIKKGKKLALISNAGTPSISDPGFLLIKSCIKASISIECLPGPTALIPAVVISGFPINEFTFVGFLTQKKRKIQLSNLSKENRTIILYESPHRLLRTLNDLKDFFGLKRNIVICKEISKMFQETLRGNIEDIILHYKNIKKVLGEYVIIIERKL, from the coding sequence ATGCTGTATATAATTCCTACCCCTATAGGAAATAGAGAAGATTTAACTTTTAGAAGTTTGCGTATCTTAAATGAGGTAGATCTTATTTTAGCAGAAAATAAGAAAATTTCTAAAAGATTATTGAATTTTTATAACATTAAAACCCACATAAAAACTTATCATGCATATAACGAACATAAAATGATTTCTTCTATTTTGGAAAAAATAAAAAAAGGAAAAAAACTGGCGTTAATTTCCAATGCAGGGACTCCAAGTATATCCGATCCAGGATTCTTGCTTATTAAATCCTGTATTAAAGCTTCTATTTCCATAGAATGTTTACCTGGACCAACCGCCCTTATCCCAGCTGTAGTAATTTCTGGATTTCCTATTAATGAGTTTACTTTTGTTGGTTTTTTGACCCAAAAAAAAAGAAAAATACAATTGAGTAATTTGTCAAAAGAAAATAGAACAATCATCTTATATGAATCTCCTCATAGATTATTACGAACATTAAACGACTTAAAAGATTTTTTTGGATTAAAAAGAAACATTGTTATCTGTAAAGAAATATCTAAGATGTTTCAGGAAACTTTAAGAGGAAATATTGAAGACATAATTCTACATTATAAAAATATAAAGAAAGTATTGGGAGAATATGTCATAATTATAGAGAGAAAGCTCTAA
- the topA gene encoding type I DNA topoisomerase — protein sequence MKKNLVIVESPTKANTIQIFLGKEFYVVPSYGHLIDLPEKKIGIDINKDFQPNYVILTKKRKIVQNLKTLIKDFNLIWLASDEDREGEAIAYQIYKILNIPSERFRRIVFHEITKKAILHAIKNPRLIDYNLVYAQQARRILDRLVGFQLSPILWKKINAGLSAGRVQSAALRLIVEREKNIQNFIPTPGYQIFGIFTNKNEMTMNAKLEKKIEGVKKMKNILQACIDSSFFIKKIVTKQEKKTPPPPFTTSSLQQEACKKLNFSISKTMFLAQKLYEKGYITYMRTDSTNLSKDVLSEIKNYILSSYGKLYLSPKEFSSKKKFSQEAHEAIHPTDIEKNSLENLDTYQKILYKLIWERTIIGQMTDANIEKKIFYIQSSNFEIPFVFTQKTIIFDGFMKIHGKEDLKKTEKIYQKLKRNTFTKKVITAKQVFTKHLPRYNEASLVKNLEKLGIGRPSTYVPIISTIQKRNYVNLQKSIKKKEYRESFILKNNRIIEKKDEITEIEKNKFIPTEIGVLTTNFLKKNFHEIVDYDFTANLEKEFDNIAKGKVSWKKIIKNFYDGFHEKIEHVEKNVEKVHKKRFLGIDPISKKKIFSQVARFGPIVQMGEFKDKEKPKFSPLLISQKIDTISLETALKLLELPKFLGIFEEEKVLLKINKYNVYIRHKNKSIPIEEEIFFNSFHLKDAIDVIKKNRKK from the coding sequence ATGAAAAAAAACTTAGTAATTGTTGAATCTCCTACTAAAGCTAATACCATACAAATATTTCTTGGAAAAGAGTTTTATGTAGTTCCAAGTTACGGACACTTAATAGATCTTCCAGAAAAAAAAATAGGAATCGATATCAATAAAGATTTTCAGCCCAATTATGTAATTCTCACCAAAAAAAGAAAAATAGTTCAGAATTTAAAAACTTTAATAAAAGATTTCAATCTAATTTGGTTAGCTTCCGATGAAGATCGTGAAGGAGAAGCTATTGCTTATCAAATTTACAAAATCCTAAACATTCCTTCTGAAAGATTTAGAAGAATAGTCTTTCATGAGATTACAAAAAAAGCTATTCTACATGCCATAAAAAATCCTAGATTAATTGATTATAATTTAGTTTATGCACAACAAGCAAGACGAATTTTAGATCGATTAGTAGGATTTCAATTATCTCCTATTTTATGGAAAAAAATTAACGCTGGACTTTCTGCGGGAAGAGTCCAATCTGCAGCACTTAGACTTATAGTAGAAAGAGAAAAAAATATTCAAAACTTCATCCCAACTCCTGGATATCAAATATTTGGAATATTTACCAATAAGAATGAAATGACTATGAATGCAAAGTTGGAAAAAAAAATAGAAGGGGTGAAAAAAATGAAAAACATTTTACAAGCATGTATTGATTCTTCTTTTTTCATTAAAAAAATTGTTACTAAACAAGAAAAAAAAACTCCACCACCTCCATTCACAACTTCTTCTTTGCAACAAGAAGCTTGTAAAAAATTAAATTTTTCTATATCAAAAACTATGTTTTTGGCACAAAAATTATATGAAAAAGGATACATTACATATATGCGTACAGATAGTACTAATTTATCCAAAGATGTTTTATCAGAAATAAAAAACTATATTCTCTCTTCATATGGAAAATTGTATTTATCTCCAAAAGAGTTTTCATCTAAAAAAAAATTTTCTCAAGAAGCTCATGAAGCTATTCATCCCACCGATATAGAAAAAAATTCTTTGGAAAATTTAGATACGTATCAAAAAATCCTTTATAAACTCATATGGGAAAGAACTATAATAGGACAGATGACGGACGCAAATATTGAAAAAAAAATTTTTTATATTCAATCTTCAAACTTTGAGATTCCTTTTGTCTTTACCCAAAAGACTATCATATTCGATGGGTTTATGAAAATCCATGGAAAGGAGGATTTAAAAAAAACAGAAAAAATTTATCAGAAATTAAAAAGGAACACTTTTACAAAAAAAGTAATTACAGCAAAACAAGTTTTTACAAAACATTTACCAAGATACAACGAAGCTTCTTTAGTAAAAAATTTAGAAAAACTAGGAATAGGAAGGCCTTCTACTTATGTTCCCATTATTTCTACTATCCAAAAAAGAAACTATGTCAACCTGCAAAAATCTATTAAGAAGAAAGAATATCGTGAGTCTTTCATTCTAAAAAATAATAGAATCATTGAAAAAAAAGATGAAATTACAGAGATAGAAAAAAACAAATTTATCCCAACTGAAATAGGTGTTCTAACTACTAATTTCTTGAAAAAGAATTTCCATGAAATTGTCGATTATGATTTCACAGCAAATTTAGAAAAAGAATTTGATAACATAGCTAAAGGAAAAGTTTCTTGGAAAAAAATCATAAAAAATTTTTATGATGGATTTCATGAAAAAATAGAACACGTTGAAAAAAACGTAGAAAAAGTTCATAAAAAACGTTTTTTAGGCATAGATCCAATATCTAAAAAAAAAATTTTTTCCCAAGTAGCCAGATTTGGACCTATTGTTCAAATGGGAGAATTTAAAGACAAAGAAAAACCTAAATTTTCTCCATTGCTCATTAGTCAAAAAATTGATACAATCTCCTTAGAAACTGCATTAAAACTTCTAGAATTGCCTAAATTCTTAGGAATTTTTGAAGAAGAAAAAGTTTTATTAAAAATAAACAAGTATAATGTCTATATTAGACATAAAAATAAATCCATTCCAATTGAAGAAGAAATTTTTTTTAATTCCTTTCATTTAAAAGATGCTATTGATGTGATCAAAAAAAATAGAAAAAAATAA
- the asd gene encoding aspartate-semialdehyde dehydrogenase: MKLGIVGVTGMVGRVMMEVLETRNFPVKELYLSASEKSIGKEFFFRKKKYPIIGIQDLILKNLDVVLFSAGSSISKEWAPRFSKIGTTVIDNSSAWRMDPDKKLVVPEINISSLSKKDKIIANPNCSTIQLVMILHPLHLEYGINRVIVSTYQSVTGTGKKAIDQLNSEKKSLMTYEKVYPYPIYQNVLPHCDSFGENGYTVEEIKLMRETKKIINDQNIAITATAVRVPVIGGHSESVNVTFKREPNIDHIYEIFSKKKGIVVQDNPKKNIYPMPLFAHGKDEVFVGRIRKDYSCSNSLNFWIVADNLRKGAATNAIQIVESLIEKKYI, translated from the coding sequence ATGAAATTAGGAATAGTAGGTGTTACAGGAATGGTAGGACGTGTAATGATGGAAGTTTTAGAAACTAGAAATTTTCCAGTAAAAGAATTGTATCTATCCGCTTCCGAAAAATCAATAGGAAAAGAATTTTTTTTTCGAAAAAAAAAATATCCGATAATTGGAATTCAAGATTTGATTTTAAAGAATCTTGATGTTGTTTTATTTTCGGCTGGATCTTCTATTTCCAAAGAATGGGCTCCTAGGTTTTCCAAAATAGGGACTACTGTAATAGATAATTCTTCTGCATGGAGAATGGATCCTGATAAAAAGTTAGTTGTTCCTGAAATTAATATATCTTCTTTATCTAAAAAAGATAAGATCATAGCTAATCCAAATTGTTCTACAATACAACTGGTTATGATTTTACATCCTTTGCATTTGGAGTATGGAATAAATCGTGTTATTGTTTCTACCTATCAATCCGTGACAGGTACAGGAAAAAAAGCTATAGATCAATTAAATAGTGAAAAGAAATCATTAATGACTTATGAAAAAGTATATCCATATCCTATTTATCAAAATGTATTACCACATTGTGATTCATTTGGAGAAAATGGTTATACCGTAGAAGAAATCAAGCTAATGAGAGAAACAAAAAAAATCATAAATGATCAGAACATAGCTATAACAGCTACGGCCGTACGTGTTCCTGTTATAGGTGGACATTCGGAAAGTGTGAATGTCACGTTTAAAAGAGAGCCTAATATTGATCATATTTATGAAATTTTTTCTAAAAAGAAAGGAATTGTGGTTCAAGATAATCCAAAAAAAAATATTTATCCAATGCCATTGTTTGCTCATGGAAAAGATGAAGTATTTGTTGGGCGTATTCGTAAAGATTATTCTTGTTCAAATTCTCTAAATTTTTGGATTGTTGCAGATAATTTACGTAAAGGGGCAGCTACAAATGCAATACAAATAGTGGAATCTTTGATTGAAAAAAAATATATTTAG
- a CDS encoding polyprenyl synthetase family protein — MKKILEKVKESINEEMKTFEKKFHTIIKSDVPLINKITHYIVHRKGKQIRPMFVFLIAKMLGTIQKKTYHTASLIELIHTATLVHDDVIDNSYLRRGSFSINAIWKNKIAVLVGDYLLSKSLLLATENNYHDLLKIICRTIKDMSEGELLQMEKSKKLDITERIYNQIIYHKTASLIAASCEGGARSVNANEDIALKMRKFGGLTGVAFQIKDDLFDYNESNKNLTGKPIGIDFMEKKMTLPLIYTIQKASQNDQKWILNSIKNYDEKKRHQIIAYVKKYGGIEYAIQKMIRIRNNALKILDPYPDSIIKKSLKTMVNFIIERNI, encoded by the coding sequence ATGAAGAAAATACTTGAAAAAGTTAAAGAATCTATAAATGAAGAAATGAAAACTTTTGAAAAAAAATTTCATACCATTATAAAAAGTGATGTACCTCTTATAAATAAAATAACACATTATATTGTTCATAGAAAAGGAAAACAAATTCGACCTATGTTTGTCTTCCTAATTGCAAAAATGCTAGGAACTATTCAAAAAAAAACCTATCATACAGCCTCTTTAATAGAATTGATACATACTGCTACTCTTGTTCATGATGATGTTATCGACAATAGTTATCTTCGTCGTGGTTCTTTTTCCATAAATGCTATATGGAAAAATAAAATAGCTGTTTTAGTAGGAGATTACTTACTTTCTAAAAGTCTTTTATTAGCTACAGAAAATAATTATCATGATCTTCTAAAAATTATTTGTAGAACAATTAAAGATATGAGTGAAGGGGAATTGTTACAAATGGAAAAATCTAAAAAACTTGATATCACTGAAAGAATTTATAATCAGATCATTTATCATAAGACTGCAAGTCTAATTGCAGCTTCTTGTGAAGGGGGAGCTCGTTCAGTAAATGCTAATGAAGATATCGCATTAAAAATGCGAAAATTTGGAGGATTAACGGGGGTTGCTTTTCAAATAAAAGATGATTTATTTGACTACAATGAATCTAATAAAAATTTAACAGGAAAACCTATTGGAATTGATTTTATGGAAAAAAAAATGACTCTTCCACTTATTTATACAATTCAAAAAGCATCTCAGAATGATCAAAAATGGATATTAAATTCTATAAAAAATTATGATGAAAAAAAAAGACATCAAATTATTGCTTATGTGAAAAAATATGGAGGCATAGAATACGCAATCCAGAAAATGATAAGAATACGTAATAATGCATTAAAAATATTAGATCCTTATCCAGATAGTATAATCAAGAAGTCTTTAAAAACAATGGTAAATTTTATTATTGAAAGGAATATCTAA
- a CDS encoding ribonucleoside-diphosphate reductase subunit alpha, protein METHPIAEKKGWKVGIDFPVWANNELYLTTIKGGYLLNGETPFEAYKRLSENAAKILKKPKIEKKFFNILWKGWLIPSTPVMVNLGTEKGLPISCFSGRVGDSMYEIYRKNLEMAILSKHGGGTSYDFSLIRPVGSPIKNGTLGTSDGIIPFVKSYDSAIIASKQGSTRRGAVAIYLNIEHQEYPEFLKIREPKGDINRQCHNVHQGVILSNSFMEKVLKKNGKERSLWINTLKERVKTGEPYLFFKDNANRNLPENWKKNGLKIHHSNLCSEIMLPTDKTHTLVCCLSSLNLYKYVEWKDTQTVFYAILFLDAVLQEFINKGKNIKGIEDAVRFAEKSRALGLGALGWHSYLQSRMIPFISVKSEILTHDIFGKIRSESQKATRYLAKEYGESEWNIGTGRRNLTLMAMAPNRSSAKLAGGLSQGVEPLAANIYVDDDAKGMHIRKNPCLEKILIKSGCNLPEVWEQIANEKGSCLGLTGLSEKEKNVFLCFKEINQLELIKQASIRQKYIDQGQSINLAFHQNTPAKFINKVHLEAWKIGLKSLYYYRSESILRAENTKSRDLYSECLL, encoded by the coding sequence ATGGAAACACACCCTATTGCAGAAAAGAAAGGATGGAAAGTAGGAATAGATTTTCCTGTATGGGCAAATAATGAACTGTATCTGACTACAATTAAAGGTGGATATTTATTAAATGGAGAAACTCCTTTTGAAGCATATAAAAGATTGTCTGAAAATGCGGCAAAAATTCTTAAAAAGCCAAAAATAGAAAAGAAATTTTTTAATATTTTATGGAAGGGATGGCTTATCCCCTCTACTCCAGTTATGGTGAATCTTGGAACGGAAAAAGGATTACCTATTAGCTGTTTTTCCGGTCGTGTTGGAGATAGTATGTATGAAATCTATAGGAAAAATTTGGAAATGGCTATTTTGAGCAAACATGGAGGAGGTACCTCTTATGATTTTAGTCTTATCAGACCAGTAGGAAGTCCTATAAAAAATGGAACATTAGGAACTTCTGATGGAATTATTCCTTTTGTGAAATCATATGATAGTGCCATTATTGCTAGTAAACAAGGAAGTACACGAAGAGGCGCAGTAGCTATTTACTTGAATATAGAACATCAAGAATATCCAGAATTTTTAAAAATAAGAGAACCTAAGGGAGATATTAATCGTCAATGTCACAATGTTCATCAAGGGGTTATTCTTTCTAATTCTTTCATGGAAAAAGTGTTAAAAAAAAATGGAAAAGAAAGAAGTTTGTGGATAAATACCCTCAAAGAACGTGTAAAAACGGGAGAACCTTATTTATTCTTTAAAGACAATGCAAATAGAAATCTTCCAGAAAATTGGAAAAAAAACGGATTAAAAATACATCACAGCAATCTTTGCTCAGAAATAATGTTACCAACAGATAAAACTCATACACTTGTATGTTGTCTCTCTTCTTTAAATTTATATAAATATGTAGAATGGAAAGATACTCAAACTGTATTTTATGCTATTTTGTTTCTTGATGCAGTTTTGCAAGAATTCATTAATAAAGGAAAAAACATTAAAGGAATAGAAGATGCTGTTCGTTTTGCAGAGAAAAGTAGAGCTTTAGGTTTAGGAGCCTTAGGCTGGCATTCTTATCTACAATCTAGAATGATTCCCTTTATTTCTGTAAAATCTGAAATATTAACTCATGACATCTTTGGAAAGATTCGATCAGAATCTCAAAAAGCAACTCGATATTTAGCTAAGGAATATGGGGAGTCAGAATGGAACATAGGCACAGGAAGAAGAAATTTGACCTTAATGGCTATGGCTCCCAATAGGAGTTCCGCAAAATTAGCTGGAGGTCTATCTCAAGGGGTTGAACCATTAGCAGCCAATATATATGTAGATGATGACGCAAAAGGTATGCATATTCGAAAAAATCCTTGCTTAGAAAAAATCCTTATAAAAAGTGGATGTAATTTACCAGAAGTCTGGGAACAGATAGCCAATGAAAAAGGATCTTGTCTAGGATTAACAGGTCTTAGTGAAAAAGAAAAAAATGTATTTCTATGTTTCAAGGAAATAAATCAATTGGAATTAATCAAACAAGCTAGTATACGACAAAAATATATTGATCAAGGCCAAAGTATTAATCTTGCTTTTCACCAAAATACTCCAGCTAAATTTATCAACAAAGTCCATTTAGAAGCCTGGAAAATAGGATTAAAAAGTCTTTACTACTATAGAAGCGAAAGCATTCTCCGTGCAGAAAACACAAAAAGCAGAGATCTCTATTCAGAATGTCTGTTGTAA